The Bacillota bacterium genome contains the following window.
GCTCGGGTAGTGCTTGCTGGGCCAAGGGGCGCTGCCTGTGGGGAGGAGATGGCGGGTCGGCGGGCTGCCCCGGGTGCTTGTCCCCCTCACGGACAGGATGATATACTCAGCAGAGGAAGCGGCTCCCGACCAGGAAGGAGGGGACCGCATGGATAAAGACAAGGCTCTGGAGATGGCCCTTTCCCAGATCGAAAGGCAGTTCGGGAAAGGGTCTATCATGCGTTTGGGAGAGGCGACGGCCCGCATGCAGGTGGACGTGATCCCCACGGGTTCCCTGGCCCTGGACCTGGCCCTGGGGATCGGCGGGATACCGCGGGGGCGGGTGGTGGAGATTTACGGCCCGGAGGCGTCGGGTAAGACCACAGTGGCCCTCCACATCATCGCCGAGGCCCAGAAGATGGGAGGAGTGGCGGCATTCATCGATGCCGAGCACGCGCTCGACCCGGTGTACGCGCGCCGGGTGGGGGTAGACGTCGACAACCTCCTCATTTCTCAACCGGATACAGGGGAGCAGGCCCTCGAGATCGCCGAGGCTCTCGTCCGCAGCGGGGCCGTGGACGTGGTGGTGGTGGACTCGGTGGCGGCCCTGGTGCCGCGGGCAGAACTGGAAGGCGAGATGGGCGACTCCCACGTGGGACTGCAGGCCCGGTTGATGTCCCAGGCCCTGCGCAAGCTGGCCGGTGCTATATCCAAGACCAGGTGCGTGGCGGTCTTCATCAACCAGTTGCGGGAGAAAGTGGGGGTGATGTTCGGTAACCCCGAGGTTACCCCCGGAGGCAGGGCCCTCAAGTTTTACGCTTCCATCCGCCTGGAGGTACGCAAGCAGGAGGCCATCAAGCACGGTACGGAAGTGATCGGGTCCCGGACCAGGGTGAAGGTGGTCAAGAACAAGCTGGCTCCTCCCTTCCGGCAGGCCGATTTCGACATCATTTACGGACAGGGTATTTCCCGGGAGGGTGGCATACTCGACGTGGGTGTGGACGTGGGCGTGTTGCAGAAGGTGGGCACCTGGTACAATTTCGGGGATGTCCGCCTGGGGCAGGGCCGGGAAAACGCCCGCGATTACCTGCGTTCGCACCCGGAAACGGCGGCGGAGATAGAGCGAAAGGTGCGGGAAGCCCTCAGTCTGGGGACCGTGAAGATGGCGGCAGCCAGTGATGACGACGCCTAGCCGCGGCACTGGGGGCCGGGGCGCACCCGGCGGGCCAGAGGCTGCCCGGGAGTGTGCCCTGCGGCTTCTGGCGCGTCCGCGGACGGAACACCAGATCAGGATGGCCCTGACCCGGCGCGGCTACGACGCGTCAGTGCAGGAAGAGGTGGTGACGCGCCTGCGTGAGCTGGGACTGCTGGACGACCTGGCCTACGCCCGCGCGTACATACAGGAAGCCCTGGTGTATCGCCCCATGGGTAAAAGGGCGCTGGCGGACAGGCTCGCCCGCCGGGGAGTGAGCCGCGAGCACATCCGTCAGGCCCTGGCCGAGTTGGCCGGGAGCGCAGGGACGGTGGGGGTGACCGGGCCTGCCGGGGGGGCGGGTGCTGCGGCGGAGCCGGGCGGGCAAGCGGAAGAGCCGGGCAGCGGGCAGGTAGATCCGGAAAGGCTGGCGGCCCGGCGGGCGGCCCAGGCCTGGCTCCGGCGTAACCGGCAGCGCGTCGACCCGGCTCGCCTCCAGGCCCATCTGCTCAGGCGGGGTTTCGAGTGGGAACTGGCGAGCCAAGTGACCAGGGAGGTCCTGGGCGAGGAGGCTGAGGATGCGATTTCTGGTGGTTGCTGACTCCCACCTGAGGGGGACATCTCCTCAGGGGCGCCGGGACGATTTCTTCGCCACCTGCCGGGCCAAGCTGGAGGAAGTGGTGGAGCTCACCGAGAGCCTGCAGGTGGATGCCCTCCTCCACCTGGGGGACCTGTTCGATCGCCCCGACCTGGCCCCCGGGGTCGTGCGCGAATTCGTGCTGGTGCTTCGTCGCTGCCGGGTGCCCATCTACGGGATCGTGGGAAACCACGACGTGTACGGGCACAACCCCGAGAGCCTGCCCCGCACATTGCTCGGCCTGGTGGAGGCCCTGGGGGGCATCAGGCTTATCGGGCGGGGTGAGGTGGTGTGGCTGGGCGGAGGTGGCAGGCCCGTAGTGCAGTTGACGGGTGCGCCCTTCCGCTACGACATCGACAGCGGCGACGGGGAGGATTACGTGGTGAAGAAGGATGCCCGCGCCGACGTGGCTATCCACATGGCCCATGGCATGCTGCTTGAGAAGCCATGGGTGCCGGGGCTCGATTACGTACTGATCGATCGGGTGGCTCCGCAGACCGAGGCCGACCTCACCCTGGTGGGCCATTACCACCTGGGGTATTCCCGCCTCCCCCTGGAGCCGGTGCCGGGGCGCCTGTTCGTCAACCCGGGAGCAATGGTGCGGCTGGAGGCCACCCTGCCCGAGGTCGCCCGCCGCCCGCAGGTGGTGCTGGTGGAGGTGGACGGGGGAGGCATCGCCGTGCGTGGCATACCCCTGCGCAGTGCACCCCCCGGGGACGAGGTTCTGGATCGCTCGCTCATTGAAGCGGCGGCCTACCGGGAAGCCCAACTGGCCGACTTCATCCAGCGGGTGAGGGAGGCCTGGGACGGACGTCACCTGTACAACGTGGAGGACATGGTGGCGGCCATCGCCAGCGGACAGGGGTATCCCGAAGAGGTGAAGGTTGAGGCCCTGCGCCGCGTCGGGATGGCCCGGGAACGGCTGGCCGGCGGGGGCGGGTGGGAACAATGAAGTACATAACCAGCCTCGAATTGGATAATTTCCAGTGCCACGCCCGCACCCGTCTCGCCTTCAGCCCCGGGCTGAACGTGATCGTGGGGCCTTCGGACCAGGGTAAGACCGCCATCATCAGGGCCCTCCGCTGGGTCCTGTATAACGAGCCGCGGGGGAGCGACTTCGTGCGGGTGGGGGCCGATACCTGCCGGGTCGCGGTCAGCTTCGATGACGGCACCCGCATCGTGCGGGAGAAGGGACCCCGTACCAACCGCTACGTCCTGTACAGGGACGGCGAGGAGCAGGTTTTCGAGGCGGTGGGCTGGGGAGTACCGCCCCAGGTTCTGGCGGCCCACGGTATGGCAGCCCTGCAGCTGGATGCCGATACGGGGATCTTCTTGAACATGGGTGGCCAGCTCGAGGGCCCCTTTCTCCTGGAGGCATCGGGCACCCTGCGGGCTAAGGCGATCAGCCAGGTGATCGGTGCCCACATCATCGATGCCGCCATCCGCGACGTACTGAATGACGAGGGCCGGGCAGCCCGAGACGAAGCCCAGTTGAGCCGCGACATCGCCGAGTGGGAAGAGAAACTGGCAGAGTTTGCCGATCTGCCCGCCCAGGAAGAGGCCCTGCAGCGAGCTGAGCAGGTGCTGGCGCAGGCGCACGAGGTGCGCCAGCGGGTGCAACGGCTGCTCGAGCTGAAGCAGAAGTGGGTGCGGGCCAGGGAAGAGGCGGCCAGACTGGGCCGGGTGGTGGCACGCCTGGAAGGCCTTCCCCGGGCAGAAAGAGCGCTGGGGTACGCCGACGTCCTCATGGAGCGGTACGCCCGGCTGCGCCAGCTGGCGGCCCGCTGGCGCGAGACCACCTCCCGCAGGGCAGAATGGGAGCGGGTGGCGGCGCGGTTGGCAGATACTCCCCGGGCGGAAAAACTCCTGGAGTGGGCGGGGGACCTGGCGGCCCGGTGGCAGAAGCTGCGGGACATGCAGTTGCGCCTGGCACGGGCCCGGGAGCGCATAGGCCAGGCTACGCGGGAACGGGATCAGGCTGGCCTCCAGGAACAGGATCTCAGGGCTCGCTACGGCCAGCTGCTGGTCCGTCTGGGGAAGTGCCCCACGTGCGGCGCACCAATCACGCCGGCCCAGGTTCCCACCATTCTCGCGGACATGTTCGAAGAGGGGAGGAGGTAGCTTGAACCTGGAGGGCGAGCTGGCCAGGCTCAAACAGCAACTGCAAAACGCCAGGACATTGAGGGCGAAGGCCGAGGGCCAACTGGAAGCCCTGGAGCAAGATA
Protein-coding sequences here:
- a CDS encoding metallophosphoesterase, which produces MRFLVVADSHLRGTSPQGRRDDFFATCRAKLEEVVELTESLQVDALLHLGDLFDRPDLAPGVVREFVLVLRRCRVPIYGIVGNHDVYGHNPESLPRTLLGLVEALGGIRLIGRGEVVWLGGGGRPVVQLTGAPFRYDIDSGDGEDYVVKKDARADVAIHMAHGMLLEKPWVPGLDYVLIDRVAPQTEADLTLVGHYHLGYSRLPLEPVPGRLFVNPGAMVRLEATLPEVARRPQVVLVEVDGGGIAVRGIPLRSAPPGDEVLDRSLIEAAAYREAQLADFIQRVREAWDGRHLYNVEDMVAAIASGQGYPEEVKVEALRRVGMARERLAGGGGWEQ
- a CDS encoding regulatory protein RecX, whose amino-acid sequence is MTTPSRGTGGRGAPGGPEAARECALRLLARPRTEHQIRMALTRRGYDASVQEEVVTRLRELGLLDDLAYARAYIQEALVYRPMGKRALADRLARRGVSREHIRQALAELAGSAGTVGVTGPAGGAGAAAEPGGQAEEPGSGQVDPERLAARRAAQAWLRRNRQRVDPARLQAHLLRRGFEWELASQVTREVLGEEAEDAISGGC
- a CDS encoding AAA family ATPase; its protein translation is MKYITSLELDNFQCHARTRLAFSPGLNVIVGPSDQGKTAIIRALRWVLYNEPRGSDFVRVGADTCRVAVSFDDGTRIVREKGPRTNRYVLYRDGEEQVFEAVGWGVPPQVLAAHGMAALQLDADTGIFLNMGGQLEGPFLLEASGTLRAKAISQVIGAHIIDAAIRDVLNDEGRAARDEAQLSRDIAEWEEKLAEFADLPAQEEALQRAEQVLAQAHEVRQRVQRLLELKQKWVRAREEAARLGRVVARLEGLPRAERALGYADVLMERYARLRQLAARWRETTSRRAEWERVAARLADTPRAEKLLEWAGDLAARWQKLRDMQLRLARARERIGQATRERDQAGLQEQDLRARYGQLLVRLGKCPTCGAPITPAQVPTILADMFEEGRR
- the recA gene encoding recombinase RecA, translated to MDKDKALEMALSQIERQFGKGSIMRLGEATARMQVDVIPTGSLALDLALGIGGIPRGRVVEIYGPEASGKTTVALHIIAEAQKMGGVAAFIDAEHALDPVYARRVGVDVDNLLISQPDTGEQALEIAEALVRSGAVDVVVVDSVAALVPRAELEGEMGDSHVGLQARLMSQALRKLAGAISKTRCVAVFINQLREKVGVMFGNPEVTPGGRALKFYASIRLEVRKQEAIKHGTEVIGSRTRVKVVKNKLAPPFRQADFDIIYGQGISREGGILDVGVDVGVLQKVGTWYNFGDVRLGQGRENARDYLRSHPETAAEIERKVREALSLGTVKMAAASDDDA